In Streptomyces sp. NBC_00483, a single window of DNA contains:
- a CDS encoding acyl-CoA thioesterase: MHKALESLLDLLDLEQIEEDIFRGQSRSSVVPRVFGGQVAAQALVAAGRTVPADRHAHSLHAYFLVAGDPGAPIVYTVDRIRDGRSFTTRRVVAVQHGQPIFHLSASFQTYEEGLEHQADMPPAPDPESLPTAEETLPRYVDDVLEPDVVRRLLEAREAVDLRYVDAPPFAFVGDPQPPRSQVWFRARDKLADDPLLHVCLATYVSDMTLLDSVLLAHGRGGWAVGDVVGASLDHAMWFHRPFRADEWLLYDQESPSTSGGRGLGQARIYTQDGRLAITVIQEGVVRVPR; encoded by the coding sequence ATGCACAAGGCACTCGAATCCCTCCTCGATCTGCTCGACCTCGAGCAGATCGAGGAGGACATCTTCCGCGGCCAGTCCCGGTCCTCCGTCGTCCCGCGCGTCTTCGGCGGGCAGGTGGCGGCCCAGGCGCTGGTCGCGGCCGGCCGCACCGTCCCGGCCGACCGGCACGCCCACTCCCTGCACGCGTACTTCCTCGTCGCGGGGGACCCGGGCGCGCCCATCGTCTACACCGTCGACCGGATCCGCGACGGCCGCTCCTTCACCACGCGCCGCGTCGTCGCCGTCCAGCACGGGCAGCCGATCTTCCACCTCTCCGCGTCCTTCCAGACGTACGAGGAAGGTCTTGAGCACCAGGCGGACATGCCGCCCGCGCCCGACCCCGAGTCGCTGCCGACCGCGGAGGAGACACTCCCGCGCTATGTCGACGACGTGCTGGAGCCCGACGTCGTCCGGCGCCTCCTCGAAGCCCGTGAGGCCGTCGACCTGCGGTACGTGGACGCGCCGCCGTTCGCCTTCGTCGGCGACCCGCAGCCCCCGCGCTCCCAGGTCTGGTTCCGCGCGCGCGACAAGCTCGCGGACGACCCGCTGCTGCACGTGTGCCTCGCGACGTACGTCTCCGACATGACGCTCCTCGACTCCGTGCTGCTCGCCCACGGGCGGGGCGGCTGGGCCGTCGGCGATGTCGTGGGCGCGTCCCTGGACCACGCGATGTGGTTCCACCGGCCGTTCCGGGCCGACGAATGGCTGCTGTACGACCAGGAGTCGCCGTCCACGTCCGGCGGGCGCGGGCTCGGGCAGGCCCGGATCTACACGCAGGACGGGCGGCTCGCGATCACCGTCATCCAGGAGGGTGTGGTGCGCGTTCCGCGCTGA
- a CDS encoding acyl-CoA dehydrogenase family protein codes for MRRTVFDEDHEAFRETLRAFIEAEVVPHYDEWFQQGIVPRELYSKMADLGLFGINVPEEFGGAGLDTHKFEAIQYEETARAGVSFGGSGVHVLLALPYIKLLATDEQKKRYLEKFVTGEEMWALAMTEPGTGSDLAGMKTTAKLSDDGTHYVLNGSKTFITGGVHADRVIVCARTAAPTAEDRRHGISLFAVDTKSEGYSIGRKLDKLGLKTSDTAELAFVDVKVPVEDLLGEENKGFYYLGKNLPSERWGIAYGAYAQAKAAVQFAKAYVQDRTVFGKTVASFQNTKFELAACQAEVDAAEAVADRALEALDAGELSAAEAASAKLFCTEVAHRVIDRCLQLHGGYGFMNEYPIARLYADNRVNRIYGGTSEIMKSIIAKNMGL; via the coding sequence GTGCGCCGTACCGTTTTTGATGAGGACCACGAGGCGTTCCGGGAGACCCTGCGCGCCTTCATCGAGGCCGAGGTCGTCCCCCACTACGACGAGTGGTTCCAGCAGGGCATCGTGCCGCGCGAGCTCTACTCGAAGATGGCCGACCTGGGCCTCTTCGGCATCAACGTGCCGGAGGAGTTCGGCGGCGCCGGCCTGGACACCCACAAGTTCGAGGCCATCCAGTACGAGGAGACCGCCCGCGCGGGCGTCTCCTTCGGCGGCTCCGGTGTGCACGTGCTGCTCGCCCTGCCGTACATCAAGCTGCTCGCCACCGACGAGCAGAAGAAGCGCTACCTGGAGAAGTTCGTCACCGGCGAGGAGATGTGGGCCCTCGCCATGACCGAGCCGGGCACCGGCTCCGACCTGGCCGGCATGAAGACCACGGCCAAGCTCTCCGACGACGGCACGCACTACGTGCTCAACGGCTCCAAGACGTTCATCACCGGCGGCGTGCACGCCGACCGCGTCATCGTCTGCGCCCGCACCGCCGCGCCGACCGCCGAGGACCGCCGCCACGGCATCTCGCTGTTCGCCGTCGACACCAAGTCCGAGGGCTACTCGATCGGCCGCAAGCTCGACAAGCTCGGCCTGAAGACGTCCGACACCGCCGAGCTGGCGTTCGTCGACGTGAAGGTCCCCGTCGAGGACCTCCTCGGCGAGGAGAACAAGGGCTTCTACTACCTCGGCAAGAACCTGCCGTCCGAGCGCTGGGGCATCGCCTACGGCGCGTACGCGCAGGCCAAGGCCGCGGTGCAGTTCGCCAAGGCGTACGTCCAGGACCGCACCGTCTTCGGCAAGACCGTCGCGTCGTTCCAGAACACCAAGTTCGAACTGGCCGCCTGCCAGGCCGAGGTGGACGCGGCCGAGGCCGTCGCCGACCGCGCGCTCGAGGCCCTCGACGCCGGTGAGCTGAGCGCCGCAGAGGCCGCCTCCGCGAAGCTGTTCTGCACCGAGGTCGCGCACCGCGTCATCGACCGCTGCCTCCAGCTGCACGGCGGCTACGGGTTCATGAACGAGTACCCGATCGCCCGCCTGTACGCGGACAACCGCGTGAACCGCATCTACGGCGGCACCAGCGAGATCATGAAGTCGATCATCGCGAAGAACATGGGGCTGTAA
- a CDS encoding SACE_7040 family transcriptional regulator has product MATRTDAPTRREQILREAARLFAERGFHGVGVDEIGAAVGISGPGLYRHFAGKDAMLAELLVGISGQLLTGGKRRVAEAEHGPEALLDSLIEGHIDFALDDRDLITLHDRELDRLRDSDRKLVRQLQRQYVELWVEAVRKVYPELVEAHARVAVHAVFGLLNSTPHLSRPGSLPGRTATAGMLHKLARGAFAAAAAE; this is encoded by the coding sequence ATGGCCACGAGAACCGACGCCCCCACCCGCCGCGAGCAGATCCTCAGGGAGGCCGCGCGGCTCTTCGCCGAGCGCGGTTTCCACGGCGTGGGCGTGGACGAGATAGGGGCGGCGGTCGGCATCAGCGGCCCCGGCCTGTACCGACACTTCGCCGGCAAGGACGCGATGCTCGCCGAGCTGCTCGTCGGGATCAGCGGGCAGCTGCTGACCGGCGGCAAGCGGCGGGTCGCCGAGGCGGAGCACGGGCCCGAGGCGCTGCTCGACTCGCTCATCGAGGGGCACATCGACTTCGCGCTCGACGACCGCGACCTGATCACGCTGCACGACCGGGAGCTCGACCGGCTGCGCGACAGCGACCGCAAGCTGGTGCGGCAGCTGCAGCGTCAGTACGTGGAGCTGTGGGTGGAGGCGGTGCGGAAGGTCTATCCCGAGCTGGTCGAGGCGCACGCGCGCGTGGCCGTGCACGCGGTCTTCGGGCTGCTGAACTCGACCCCGCACCTGAGCCGTCCCGGCTCGCTGCCCGGCCGGACGGCGACCGCGGGGATGCTGCACAAACTGGCGCGTGGCGCGTTCGCGGCGGCTGCCGCAGAGTGA
- a CDS encoding carboxyl transferase domain-containing protein encodes MQEAPELIGAAEPASEAWPANEAAHRALGEELRAKLAAARLGGGEKARARHTARGKLLPRDRVDALLDPGSPFLELAPLAADGMYEGQAPAAGVIAGIGRVSGRECVIIANDATVKGGTYYPMTVKKHLRAQEVALENRLPCVYLVDSGGAFLPMQDDVFPDREHFGRIFYNQARMSGAGIPQIAAVLGSCTAGGAYVPAMSDEAVIVRNQGTIFLGGPPLVKAATGEVVTAEELGGGEVHSRVSGVTDHLAEDDAHALRIVRTIVSTLPERGPLPWAVKTAIEPKVDPAGLYGAVPVDSRTPYDVREVIARVVDGSRFAEFKAEYGQTLVTGFAHIHGHPVGIVANNGILFSESAQKGAHFIELCDQRGIPLLFLQNISGFMVGRDYEAGGIAKHGAKMVTAVACTRVPKLTVVIGGSYGAGNYSMCGRAYSPRFLWMWPGAKISVMGGEQAASVLATVKRDQLESRGEEWAAEDEDAFKAPIRAQYESQGNAYYATARLWDDGVIDPMETRQVLGLALTACANAPLPEKSAGFGVFRM; translated from the coding sequence ATGCAGGAGGCACCGGAGCTGATCGGCGCGGCGGAGCCCGCGTCGGAGGCCTGGCCGGCCAATGAGGCGGCGCACCGGGCGCTCGGCGAGGAGCTGCGCGCCAAGCTCGCCGCGGCCCGGCTCGGCGGCGGCGAGAAGGCGCGGGCGCGGCACACCGCGCGCGGCAAGCTGCTGCCGCGCGACCGGGTGGACGCGCTCCTTGACCCCGGCTCCCCGTTCCTGGAGCTGGCGCCGCTCGCGGCGGACGGGATGTACGAGGGGCAGGCCCCGGCCGCGGGTGTGATCGCCGGGATCGGCCGGGTCAGCGGCCGCGAGTGCGTGATCATCGCCAATGACGCGACGGTCAAGGGCGGCACGTACTACCCGATGACGGTGAAGAAGCACCTGCGCGCGCAGGAGGTGGCCCTGGAGAACCGGCTGCCGTGCGTCTACCTGGTGGACTCCGGCGGCGCGTTCCTGCCGATGCAGGACGACGTGTTCCCGGACCGCGAGCACTTCGGGCGGATCTTCTACAACCAGGCGCGGATGTCGGGCGCGGGCATCCCGCAGATCGCGGCGGTCCTCGGTTCGTGCACGGCGGGCGGGGCGTACGTCCCGGCGATGAGCGACGAGGCCGTGATCGTCCGGAACCAGGGCACGATCTTCCTGGGCGGCCCGCCGCTGGTGAAGGCGGCGACGGGCGAGGTGGTGACGGCCGAGGAGCTGGGCGGCGGGGAGGTCCACTCGCGGGTGTCGGGCGTGACGGACCACTTGGCGGAGGACGACGCGCACGCGCTGCGGATCGTCCGCACGATCGTCTCCACGCTGCCGGAGCGCGGCCCGCTGCCGTGGGCGGTAAAGACGGCGATCGAGCCGAAGGTGGACCCGGCGGGGCTCTACGGAGCGGTGCCGGTCGACTCCCGCACTCCGTATGACGTACGCGAGGTCATCGCGCGCGTCGTGGACGGCTCGCGGTTCGCCGAGTTCAAGGCCGAGTACGGGCAGACGCTGGTCACCGGGTTCGCGCACATCCACGGCCACCCGGTCGGCATCGTCGCCAACAACGGCATCCTGTTCTCCGAATCCGCCCAGAAGGGCGCCCACTTCATCGAGCTGTGCGACCAGCGCGGCATCCCGCTCCTCTTCCTCCAGAACATCTCGGGCTTCATGGTCGGCCGTGACTACGAGGCGGGCGGTATCGCCAAGCACGGCGCCAAGATGGTCACGGCGGTGGCCTGCACGCGCGTGCCGAAGCTGACCGTGGTGATCGGCGGCTCGTACGGCGCGGGCAACTACTCGATGTGCGGCCGGGCCTACAGCCCTCGCTTCCTGTGGATGTGGCCCGGCGCGAAGATCTCCGTGATGGGCGGCGAGCAGGCCGCTTCGGTCCTCGCGACCGTCAAGCGCGACCAGTTGGAGTCGCGCGGCGAAGAGTGGGCGGCCGAGGACGAGGACGCGTTCAAGGCGCCGATCCGCGCCCAGTACGAGTCGCAGGGGAATGCCTACTACGCGACGGCCCGGCTCTGGGACGACGGCGTGATCGACCCGATGGAGACCCGCCAGGTCCTCGGCCTGGCCCTGACCGCGTGTGCCAACGCGCCGCTGCCGGAGAAGTCCGCCGGCTTCGGTGTCTTCCGGATGTGA
- a CDS encoding acetyl/propionyl/methylcrotonyl-CoA carboxylase subunit alpha — protein MFETVLVANRGEIAVRVIRTLRALGIRSVAVFSDADADARHVREADEAVRIGPPAATESYLVAERIIEAAAATGAQAVHPGYGFLAENAAFARACEEAGLTFIGPPAEAIALMGDKIRAKETVSAAGVPVVPGGRDPELAEAARKLGAPVLLKPSAGGGGKGMRLVRDLTTLEEEIASARREARASFGDDTLLVERWIDRPRHIEIQVLADGHGNVVHLGERECSLQRRHQKIVEEAPSVLLDEATRAAMGAAAVEAARSCGYRGAGTVEFIVPGEDPAAYCFMEMNTRLQVEHPVTELTVSIGPAAAGEGVDLVEWQLRVAAGEQLPFAQDDITLTGHAVEARLCAEDPSRGFLPSGGTVLALHEPEGEGVRVDSGLTEGTEVSSLYDPMLAKIIAYGPDRDTALRRLRAALARTVTLGVPTNAGYLRRLLAHPDVVAGELDTGLVERATDELVDAEVPAGIYAAAGALRQERLAPATTEGWTDPFDRPTGWRLGGEPAWTVHPLRVSGHDPVEVRVRGAEVLVDGVPTTPARLTATAGDWLARDGDAWHVRDHDPVTANLTGAGAGGAGSLTAPMPGTVTVVKVTTGEQVAAGQSLLVVEAMKMEHVITSPHAGTVTELDVSPGTTVAMDQVLAVVAPADADTDTGPAVGSNSGGEATR, from the coding sequence GTGTTCGAGACGGTACTTGTGGCCAACCGCGGCGAGATCGCGGTGCGCGTCATCCGTACGCTGCGGGCGCTCGGCATCCGCTCGGTGGCGGTGTTCAGCGACGCCGACGCGGACGCGCGCCATGTGCGCGAGGCGGACGAGGCGGTACGCATCGGGCCGCCGGCGGCCACCGAGAGCTATCTGGTGGCGGAGCGGATCATCGAGGCCGCGGCGGCGACCGGCGCGCAGGCGGTGCACCCGGGCTACGGATTCCTCGCGGAGAACGCGGCGTTCGCGCGGGCCTGTGAGGAGGCCGGCCTGACCTTCATCGGCCCGCCCGCCGAGGCGATCGCCCTGATGGGCGACAAGATCCGCGCCAAGGAGACGGTGAGCGCGGCCGGGGTCCCGGTGGTGCCCGGCGGCCGCGACCCGGAACTGGCAGAGGCGGCAAGGAAATTGGGCGCGCCAGTCCTCCTGAAGCCGAGCGCGGGCGGCGGCGGCAAGGGCATGCGCCTGGTCCGCGATCTGACCACCCTGGAGGAGGAGATCGCATCCGCCCGACGCGAGGCACGGGCCTCCTTCGGGGACGACACGCTCCTCGTGGAGCGCTGGATCGACCGCCCACGGCACATCGAGATCCAGGTCCTGGCGGACGGCCACGGGAACGTGGTGCACCTCGGCGAGCGCGAGTGCTCCCTCCAGCGCCGCCACCAGAAGATCGTCGAGGAGGCACCGTCCGTGCTCCTCGACGAGGCCACGCGCGCGGCGATGGGCGCCGCGGCCGTGGAGGCGGCGCGCTCCTGCGGCTACCGGGGCGCGGGCACGGTGGAGTTCATCGTGCCGGGCGAGGACCCGGCGGCGTACTGCTTCATGGAGATGAACACGCGCCTCCAGGTCGAGCACCCGGTGACCGAGCTGACTGTGTCCATCGGTCCGGCTGCCGCCGGGGAGGGCGTCGACCTCGTGGAGTGGCAGCTGCGGGTGGCGGCGGGCGAGCAACTGCCGTTCGCACAGGACGACATCACGCTCACCGGGCACGCGGTGGAGGCCCGCCTGTGCGCCGAGGACCCGTCCCGCGGCTTCCTCCCCTCCGGCGGCACGGTTCTGGCGCTGCACGAACCCGAGGGTGAAGGCGTACGGGTCGACTCCGGACTCACCGAGGGCACCGAGGTCTCCAGCCTCTACGACCCGATGCTCGCGAAGATCATCGCGTACGGCCCCGACCGGGACACGGCGCTGCGCAGACTGCGGGCCGCGCTCGCGCGCACGGTGACGCTCGGCGTACCGACGAACGCCGGGTATCTGCGCCGCCTGCTCGCCCATCCGGACGTCGTGGCGGGCGAGTTGGACACGGGTCTGGTGGAGCGTGCGACGGACGAGCTGGTTGACGCGGAGGTCCCGGCGGGGATCTACGCGGCGGCGGGCGCACTGCGCCAGGAGCGTCTTGCCCCGGCCACGACCGAGGGCTGGACGGACCCGTTCGACCGGCCCACCGGCTGGCGGCTCGGCGGCGAACCGGCGTGGACCGTGCACCCCTTGAGGGTCTCGGGCCACGACCCGGTCGAGGTCCGGGTGCGCGGCGCCGAGGTCCTGGTCGACGGCGTCCCGACCACCCCCGCCCGCCTCACCGCGACCGCGGGCGACTGGCTGGCGCGCGACGGCGACGCCTGGCACGTGCGGGACCACGACCCGGTGACGGCGAACCTGACGGGGGCGGGCGCCGGCGGCGCGGGCTCCCTGACGGCGCCGATGCCCGGCACGGTGACCGTGGTGAAGGTGACGACGGGCGAGCAGGTAGCAGCGGGACAGAGCCTGTTGGTGGTGGAGGCGATGAAGATGGAACACGTGATCACGTCCCCGCACGCGGGCACGGTGACGGAGCTGGACGTGTCGCCCGGGACGACGGTGGCGATGGACCAGGTGCTGGCCGTCGTCGCCCCGGCGGACGCGGACACCGATACCGGCCCCGCCGTCGGCTCCAACTCCGGCGGGGAGGCCACGCGATGA
- a CDS encoding hydroxymethylglutaryl-CoA lyase has protein sequence MTPTPATPALPMVVPTQGLPARVRIHEVGARDGLQNEKRAVPTEVKAEFVHRLARSGLTTIEATSFVHPKWVPQLADAEDLFPRLQDLGPGVHLPVLVPNARGLDRALALGAHRVAVFASATESFAKANLNRTVAESLAVFEPVVAAAKEHGAHVRGYLSMCFGDPWEGPVPVHQVVSVARALRDMGCDELSLGDTIGVATPGHVQTLLSELNEEGVPTNTIGVHFHDTYGQALSNTLAALQHGVTTVDASAGGLGGCPYAKSATGNLATEDLVWMLRGLGIETGVDLGRLTDTSRWMAGHLGRPSPSRTVRALAPEADADANADADQEQ, from the coding sequence ATGACCCCCACACCCGCGACACCCGCGCTCCCCATGGTCGTCCCCACCCAGGGTCTCCCGGCCCGCGTCCGGATCCACGAGGTGGGGGCGCGCGACGGGCTGCAGAACGAGAAGCGGGCCGTGCCCACCGAGGTGAAGGCGGAGTTCGTCCACCGCCTGGCCCGGTCCGGCCTCACGACCATCGAGGCCACGAGCTTCGTGCACCCCAAGTGGGTCCCCCAACTCGCGGACGCGGAAGACCTGTTCCCGCGGCTCCAAGACCTCGGACCCGGCGTCCACCTCCCCGTCCTCGTGCCGAACGCGCGCGGTCTGGACCGGGCCCTGGCCCTCGGCGCGCACCGGGTTGCCGTGTTCGCCAGCGCCACCGAGTCCTTCGCCAAGGCGAACCTGAACCGCACCGTTGCGGAGTCCCTCGCCGTGTTCGAGCCGGTCGTGGCGGCGGCCAAGGAGCACGGGGCGCACGTCCGCGGCTACCTCTCCATGTGCTTCGGCGACCCGTGGGAGGGCCCGGTCCCGGTCCACCAGGTCGTCTCCGTCGCCAGGGCCCTGAGGGACATGGGCTGCGACGAACTGAGCCTCGGCGACACGATCGGCGTGGCCACACCCGGACACGTACAGACGCTCCTGTCGGAGCTGAACGAGGAGGGCGTGCCGACGAACACGATCGGCGTGCACTTCCACGACACGTACGGCCAGGCGCTCTCCAACACCCTGGCGGCGTTGCAGCACGGCGTGACGACGGTGGACGCCTCCGCGGGCGGCCTCGGCGGCTGCCCGTACGCGAAGAGCGCCACCGGCAATCTCGCCACCGAGGACCTCGTCTGGATGCTGCGCGGTCTCGGCATCGAGACCGGGGTCGACCTCGGCCGTCTCACCGACACCAGCAGGTGGATGGCCGGGCACCTGGGCCGACCCAGCCCGTCCCGCACCGTTCGCGCCCTCGCACCCGAGGCCGACGCCGACGCCAATGCCGATGCCGACCAGGAGCAGTGA
- a CDS encoding acyl-CoA dehydrogenase family protein, with protein sequence MDHHLSPEHEELRRTVEEFAHEVVAPKIGDLYERHEFPYEIVREMGRMGLFGLPFPEEYGGMGGDYLALGIALEELARVDSSVAITLEAGVSLGAMPIHLFGTEEQKQEWLPKLCSGEVLGAFGLTEPEAGSDAGGTRTTAVRDGETGDWIINGTKCFITNSGTDITGLVTVTAVTDRTADGRPVISSIIVPSGTPGFTAAAPYSKVGWNASDTRELHFDDVRVPAANLLGTEGRGFAQFLRILDEGRVAISALATGLAQGCVDESVKYAKERRAFGHHIGSYQAIQFKIADMEMKAHTARLAWRDAASRLVCGEPFKKEAALAKLYSSTVAVDNAREATQIHGGYGFMNEYPVARMWRDSKILEIGEGTSEVQRMLIARELGLTK encoded by the coding sequence ATGGATCACCACCTCTCCCCCGAGCACGAGGAACTCCGCCGCACGGTCGAGGAGTTCGCGCACGAGGTCGTCGCCCCGAAGATCGGCGACCTCTACGAGCGGCACGAGTTCCCCTACGAGATCGTCCGCGAGATGGGCCGCATGGGGCTCTTCGGCCTCCCCTTCCCGGAGGAGTACGGCGGCATGGGCGGCGACTATCTGGCGCTCGGCATCGCGCTTGAGGAGCTGGCGCGCGTCGACTCCTCGGTGGCGATCACGCTGGAGGCCGGGGTCTCGCTCGGTGCGATGCCGATCCACCTCTTCGGCACGGAGGAGCAGAAGCAGGAGTGGCTGCCGAAGCTGTGCAGTGGCGAAGTCCTGGGCGCGTTCGGGCTCACCGAACCCGAGGCGGGCTCGGACGCGGGCGGCACCCGCACCACGGCCGTACGGGACGGGGAGACCGGCGACTGGATCATCAACGGCACGAAGTGCTTCATCACCAACTCCGGTACGGACATCACGGGCCTGGTGACGGTGACGGCGGTGACGGACCGCACAGCGGACGGCCGCCCGGTGATCTCCTCGATCATCGTGCCGTCCGGGACGCCCGGCTTCACGGCCGCGGCGCCGTACTCGAAGGTGGGGTGGAACGCGTCGGACACGCGTGAGCTGCACTTCGACGACGTACGGGTGCCGGCGGCGAATCTGCTGGGCACGGAGGGCCGCGGCTTCGCGCAGTTCCTGCGGATCCTCGACGAGGGGCGCGTGGCGATCTCCGCGCTGGCCACGGGTCTTGCGCAGGGGTGCGTCGACGAGTCGGTGAAGTACGCGAAGGAGCGCCGCGCCTTCGGGCACCACATCGGCAGCTACCAGGCGATCCAGTTCAAGATCGCCGACATGGAGATGAAGGCGCACACCGCGCGGCTTGCGTGGCGGGACGCGGCGTCGCGGCTTGTCTGCGGGGAGCCGTTCAAGAAGGAGGCGGCGCTGGCGAAGCTGTACTCGTCGACGGTCGCGGTGGACAACGCGCGGGAGGCGACGCAGATCCACGGCGGGTACGGGTTCATGAACGAGTACCCGGTCGCCCGGATGTGGCGCGACTCCAAGATCCTGGAGATCGGCGAGGGCACGAGCGAGGTCCAGCGCATGCTGATTGCGCGGGAGCTCGGGCTGACCAAATAG
- a CDS encoding ABC transporter substrate-binding protein produces the protein MPNARLSRPTRRGILAATGAIGLGAALAACGDGGSKDGGSSSAGSAKKSGPWSYKDDRGKTVKLDKVPTNIVAFTGMGAALYDYGIQVKGVFGPTTTKGGKPDVQAGDMPVGKVTVIGNEWGQFNIEKYAGLAPEVLITTMFDGAGTLWYVPEESAKKIAKLAPSVGISVYDRQLTTPLEHVYKLAESLGADLKADKVVKAKKRFEDAAARLRKAAKANPDIKVLAGSASPDIFYVSGTNLSIDLEYFKALGVNFVEPSEAAKKASGGWFENLSWENVNKHKADIIMMDDRAQAIQPADIDEPTWKKLPAVKAGQVISRSPEPILSYDKCAPLLEDLAKAIETAKKVS, from the coding sequence ATGCCCAACGCCCGACTGTCCCGCCCCACCCGCCGCGGCATCCTCGCCGCGACCGGCGCCATCGGCCTCGGAGCCGCACTCGCCGCCTGCGGCGACGGCGGCTCCAAAGACGGCGGTTCGAGCTCGGCCGGCTCCGCCAAGAAGTCCGGCCCCTGGTCGTACAAGGACGACCGCGGCAAGACCGTGAAGCTGGACAAGGTCCCGACGAACATCGTCGCCTTCACCGGCATGGGCGCCGCCCTCTACGACTACGGCATCCAGGTCAAGGGCGTCTTCGGCCCGACCACGACGAAGGGCGGCAAGCCCGACGTCCAGGCCGGCGACATGCCTGTCGGCAAGGTCACGGTCATCGGCAACGAGTGGGGCCAGTTCAACATCGAGAAGTACGCGGGGCTCGCCCCCGAGGTGCTGATCACCACGATGTTCGACGGCGCGGGCACCCTCTGGTACGTCCCCGAGGAGTCCGCCAAGAAGATCGCCAAGCTCGCCCCGAGCGTCGGCATCTCCGTCTACGACCGCCAGCTCACGACGCCGCTGGAGCACGTCTACAAGCTGGCCGAGTCGCTCGGCGCCGACCTGAAGGCCGACAAGGTCGTCAAGGCCAAGAAGCGCTTCGAGGACGCCGCCGCCCGGCTGCGCAAGGCGGCGAAGGCCAACCCCGACATCAAGGTGCTGGCGGGCAGCGCGAGCCCCGACATCTTCTACGTCTCGGGCACGAACCTCTCCATCGACCTGGAGTACTTCAAGGCGCTCGGCGTGAACTTCGTGGAGCCCTCGGAGGCCGCGAAGAAGGCGTCCGGCGGCTGGTTCGAGAACCTGAGCTGGGAGAACGTCAACAAGCACAAGGCCGACATCATCATGATGGACGACCGCGCCCAGGCGATTCAGCCCGCCGACATCGACGAGCCGACCTGGAAGAAGCTGCCGGCGGTCAAGGCGGGCCAGGTCATCTCCCGCTCCCCCGAGCCGATCCTGTCCTACGACAAGTGCGCCCCGCTCCTGGAAGACCTCGCGAAGGCCATCGAGACGGCGAAGAAGGTGTCCTGA
- a CDS encoding siderophore-interacting protein, whose translation MTATTEAPAVAPFRFFDLQVVRTRRLGPSLLRVTFTGPDLADFHGGGRDQSLSLFLPRPGQDAPVMPPVNAGEDGRAWHAAYRAIPDGERAIMRSYTLSGQRRFPAEEVDIDFVLHDDDPSTSGPACRWARAAAPGDRAVVLGPAIADNAAVRCQPQDDFDHILMWGDETALPAALGVLAWLPEHVSAHVYLEVPHREDIQPIITLADVTVTWLVRDEGAPSVVDTVRATQLPDAVSPYAWLSGESGTMKELRRHLVRERGYDKRAVTFVGYWRRGMSEDALRAA comes from the coding sequence ATGACGGCGACGACCGAAGCCCCTGCTGTAGCCCCTTTCCGATTCTTCGATCTGCAAGTGGTCCGCACCCGGCGGCTCGGTCCGTCGCTGCTCAGGGTCACTTTCACGGGTCCCGACCTCGCCGACTTCCACGGCGGCGGCCGGGACCAGTCCCTCTCCCTCTTCCTGCCGCGGCCCGGCCAGGACGCCCCCGTGATGCCGCCGGTCAACGCCGGCGAGGACGGCCGCGCCTGGCACGCGGCGTACCGGGCGATCCCGGACGGCGAGCGCGCGATCATGCGCTCGTACACGCTGAGCGGCCAGCGCCGCTTCCCCGCGGAGGAAGTCGACATCGACTTCGTGCTGCACGACGACGACCCGTCGACCTCGGGCCCCGCCTGCCGCTGGGCCCGCGCCGCGGCCCCCGGCGACCGCGCCGTCGTGCTCGGCCCGGCGATCGCGGACAACGCCGCCGTGCGCTGCCAGCCCCAGGACGACTTCGACCACATCCTGATGTGGGGCGACGAGACGGCGCTTCCCGCGGCGCTCGGCGTGCTGGCCTGGCTGCCCGAACACGTCTCGGCGCACGTGTACTTGGAGGTTCCGCACCGCGAGGACATCCAGCCGATCATCACGCTCGCGGACGTCACCGTCACCTGGCTCGTCCGCGACGAGGGTGCGCCCTCGGTGGTGGACACCGTGCGCGCGACCCAACTCCCCGACGCCGTAAGCCCGTACGCGTGGCTGTCCGGCGAGTCCGGGACCATGAAGGAGCTGCGCCGGCACCTGGTGCGTGAGCGCGGCTACGACAAGCGTGCGGTGACCTTTGTCGGGTACTGGCGGCGCGGCATGAGCGAGGACGCCCTGCGCGCTGCGTGA